The following are from one region of the Streptomyces fradiae genome:
- a CDS encoding choice-of-anchor M domain-containing protein, whose protein sequence is MRTRKRLMTVTGVAATMLAVAGLNSSAFAATTLSAGHVDVLDAEWDGAAFALHVHDETNAVEYSPADAVLSVPAAAKVARPTGTQYGFLGTGAQVWVLPQDQAVATAKNVLWPGISTEHLTSGVFAGDTVQYKLGTVTRDGAATDDFSVYKVNGSTVDRYYDSGTSTSYKTKTFAVGAHDHANWAFEEPGTYQVTFTVSGTVGGVTKTATDTYTITVTN, encoded by the coding sequence GGCGTCGCCGCCACCATGCTCGCCGTGGCCGGCCTCAACAGCTCCGCATTCGCCGCGACCACGCTCTCCGCCGGCCACGTCGACGTCCTGGACGCGGAGTGGGACGGCGCCGCCTTCGCCCTGCACGTGCACGACGAGACGAACGCGGTCGAGTACAGCCCGGCCGACGCGGTGCTCTCCGTGCCGGCCGCGGCCAAGGTCGCGCGTCCGACCGGCACGCAGTACGGCTTCCTCGGCACCGGCGCCCAGGTCTGGGTCCTGCCGCAGGACCAGGCCGTGGCGACCGCCAAGAACGTGCTGTGGCCCGGCATCTCCACCGAGCACCTGACCTCCGGCGTGTTCGCCGGCGACACCGTGCAGTACAAGCTCGGCACGGTGACCCGCGACGGCGCCGCCACCGACGACTTCAGCGTCTACAAGGTCAACGGCTCCACCGTCGACCGCTACTACGACAGCGGCACCAGCACCTCGTACAAGACCAAGACCTTCGCCGTCGGCGCGCACGACCACGCCAACTGGGCCTTCGAGGAGCCCGGCACCTACCAGGTGACCTTCACCGTCAGCGGCACCGTCGGCGGCGTGACCAAGACGGCCACCGACACCTACACCATCACCGTCACCAACTGA